Within the Halomonas sp. HL-93 genome, the region TCGGGGTAGCTGAGGCTCACGCCGTCGAATTGAACCGCGCCCCTTACGACAGGGCGACTAATGTAGGCTTTTCCCTCGATACGTTCGGTGGGCTTTTCCATCACGCCATTGAGCGACTGCAGTGCGGTGGAGGATTGATGGTACTGAGCCATCAACCCCGCGGCTTGGCTAATGGGTGCCATAGCCCGAGAAGACAGCAAGTAAGCAGCAATCAATCCCCCTTGGGTTAAGTCACCTTCAATGATCAAATACACCCCAATGACGATAATCGCCACCGCCACCGTATGCTGCGTCCATAGCGCTACGCTGGTGACCGACGAGCTAACCAGACGAAGCTGCGCTGCCGTGCGCGATAGAAAAGCCGACGCGCGCTCCCAGTTGCCTTGCAACCGGCTTTCACTACGCAATGTTTTGACGGTTTCCAAGTTCGCGACGGCCTCGACCAGCGTGGAATTGCGCTGTGCACCAATACGCCATGTGGTTTCGGAGAGTTCGTGCAATTTACTCTGGGCGGCCAACGCATAGAGAAAGACAAATACCGCACCGACGACGATCGGAATTACCAAAGGCACCCCGATCAAGGCAATAATCGCGGCAAAGAGAATCACAAAAGGCAGATCCACCAGCGCCACGACAGTGGCCGAGCCAATAAACGCCCGCACGGATTCAAATGACTGCAGGGTCGACGTGAACGAGCCGGTCGATGCTGGTTTAGCCTCCATGCGCATGCCCAATACGCGTGACATGATGCTGGAGGTAAGCTTTACATCCGCCCGACTGGCCGCCAAATCAACAAAGGCGTTGCGCATCAAGCGCAGTGCCAAGTCAAAACACAATACAATGAAAATACCAACGGCAAGCACCCACAAGGTCTCGGTGGCCGCGTTGGGCACAACGCGGTCATAGACGTTCATGACGAACAGTGGCATCGCGATGGCGAACAGGTTGATCACCAGCGACCCTATCAAAACGTCTCGATAAAGCTTGCGGTTCTCGCTTATCACGCCCCAAAACCAGTGTCGAGAGCGCTGCTGCTTAACTTCGGGGCCACGCGCATCAAAGCGGTATTTAGGCCTTACATATGCCGCTTGACCGCTGTAAGCCTCTTGCAAGCCTGAGAGGCTCACAATAGAGCTGGCTTCACCCAGTTCAGGAAAAATGACTTCTGCCTGAGCATTTTTAAGATCCACACTAAGCAGCACACAGGCTCTTCCGGCCTCAAGCAGTAAAATGGCCGGAAACAGGGCGGGGTTTAGCTGCGAAAGACGTGACTTGACTATCCGAGCGGTTAGGTCTGCGCGAGCTGCCGCACGCCCCAGCACGCCAGGGGTGAGTTTGCCCTCCTCAAGCGGAAGACCGGCGACCAACGCTTCCCGTGTAGCATCGTGGTGGTGAATGGCCGCCACAGCGATCAAACACTCTAGAAGCTCATCCAAGCCCGTTTCTTGCGGCGACTCAGGTACGGAGTTGTCATTTTCTTGCGTCACATACGCCTCATAACAGCCAGAAGATAGTCGACACTGCGACATCATCGCATGCTTGACCGTCCAGCAGCATTAACCGCCACTGGACGTCTGAGTCTCAATCGGTTTACTGGACTAAGAATGACTCAGGTCGTTACTGCCAGTAGATCAACTGCCAACCAAGTCCTCAAGGGTATAATTGGCAGGTGCTTGAGTCGGGCAGATAGAGTCGGCATCCAGTTCAACACCATCGCTACCCAGGTCTGACAGACTCGGCATGTCGGCGCGTGATACGTCCAGCGTTTGCATCAACTGCCCCATTGAGGCTAGCGTCTCAGCATCGGCAATGGCGACGTCATACTGGGCATTGACGTAGGCGCGGCTGGCTTCAAAGAACTCATTCTCGCTGTCCAGCACGTCGAGCAAGGTTCGCTCGCCGATGTCGAACTGCTGCTGGTAGGCGCCACGTACACGATCAATCGACTGGCGATGCTGATTCAGGTACTGCATCTGCTCACGCAGTCGCTGAGTATCCGCATAAGCGATTTGGGCGGTTTGACGAACGTTGTGACAGGCCAGCTCGCGATTATCGACGGCTTCCTCGATGCGCTCGCTTGCTGCACGAAATGAAGCCAAGTCCGAGCCGCCACGGTATAAGTTCATGCTGGCAACAAGCTCAATGCTGCTTTGATCACGACGACCTATCGCCGCCGAGTCATCGTTATTACTGCCGGTACGTCCAACGATATCGACCCGCGGATGGAAGCCTGCCTGCGCGATATCCTGCTCTGCGCGAGACGCGGCAATATCTTCAATAGCGGCATGGAAGTCAGGATTACCTTCAAAGGCAAGATTGACTGCCTCTTGCACCGAACTGGGTAATTCATCAGAAAACTCGGGCGTCGCCGCCAGGTTTTCAACCGGCAAATCGCCAACAATGCGGTTATAGCGTGCAGAAACATCGTGCAAATTTGAGGCTTCTGTCAGCAAATTGGATTCAGCCAGTGCAACACGGCCGCTAATTTGCTCCAGATCAACACCACGCCCAGCGCCTGAGCGAGCGCGCTCTTCAATTTGGTCATATACGCGCATGTGCTGGCGGTAATTATCCTGGGCTAAGCGAACCAGCTCACGGTAGCGAAGCACATCCGCATAGGCAGTGGTCGCTTCAAGGGCGACTGTTTCACTGGCGCCTAGCAGTTCGTAGTAACGCACTAATTCCGCCCGGTCTAGCTGCTCCACTTGGCCGGCTGTCGCAAAACCATCGTAAACCATTTGGGTTAATTCGAGCTGCACGAAGTCAGTGTCATAGCTGCCACGCCCATCCCCTTCGACAGACTCTCGCCCTACGCCCGCGGTAGCGTCCACACTGGGCAAATAACCGCCCTGGGCTTCAGCTTTGTCGTAACCCGACGCATTGAACGCGCGGAACGCCGAATTGACTTCGGGATTCTGGGTGATCGCCTGCTGAACCGTTTCCTGCAGATTGGATGAGCCGGGTATGGACATATCGGAGGGTAGCGACTGCGCCACCACTTGACTGAGTGGTAGCAGCGTCATGCTGGTGCCGATAGCGGCTGCCTGGATAAGGCGTGTTAAACCGAAACGCTGGTAAAACACGTTAGTACAGCTGAATTTTTTCATCTGTGGTCCCCTCATGGATTATGAGACGGTAACTGCAACAAACCACCGCAATCACCGATAGCAATTGATACGTTATTTGTTGTCGCGGGACTCACCTAACACTCGATATGTACAGGCGGCGCATCCATTCCCGGCTTCCTTACCTTGGTGGTGCTTGGCTCTTGAGCCTTGCGTATGAAAGATTCTCATCAAAAGAGCTTAAGCACCCTAATGACGTGTTCCCTATTTATAGTCTACATCTTACTAGGCTACGTCAGAATACTTAATGTAAGTAATCGTAATCCAAAATTACAAAATGTACAAAATAATAATTATGCTGACCTAGGATTTCCCCATTTGTTGCCAGGCAAGGCCTGCCAAAATAAGCGCTAAGCCTATTAAAGTTGAGGGGTAAATCGACTCGCCGACGACGATAAAAAGCAACAAAAGTGACACTGGTGGGGAAAGAAAAATGAGATTGGAGACCTTAGCGGTGCGCGACACCTTGTGAACGGCGAGCTGCCACAAAATAAATGCGATTCCCATTTCAAAAAGCCCCACGTAAATACCGGCGCCTAGTGCTGAGAGGCTATGCCACTGAAACCCTGGCCCCCATAACAGCAGCATCGTTAATACCGGCAGCCCCACCGTGAAGTTCTGCCACTGCCCAACCAATGGTGGGCGCTTGTCGCGGGCGTTAAGCAACCAGTAAAACGCCCAGAGTAGCGTAGACGCTAACGCGAAAATAACGCCCAGGGGGTCGGCAAAATGAACGTTAAATACATCGCCGCGGGTGGCGATCACCCAAACGCCCGCATAGGCGACGAACCCGGCGGCCACATCGACGCGCGTTAAGCGGTGTCCTAACAGCGGTACGGCAAGAAACGCCATGGCCAGGGCCCAGGTATAGTTCAGCGCCATGGCTTCCTGGCCGGGCAAGCGGTCGTAGGCGGCAAACAGCGCGAGGTAATAGGCGACTGGGTTCATCAGCCCAGCCCAGGCAGCCGTTCGCCAGCCGTGCTTCAGTGCCGTTGTGGTTTTACCCTGGTAGACCACCAAAGCGCCCATCAGGGCCCATGAAACCAACGCTGCCAGCCACATCAGCTCAAGGGGCGACATCCAAACCAAGGCAACTTTGAAGGCAGTGGCCACGGTGGACCACAACGCCACCGCACCCAAGCCATAGAGGATCGCTTGGCGGTCTTGATTCATCGGTCGGTATGCCCTAGGTCGCGGGCAGGCTCGACATGGTCGCGCACGCGCTGCTTGAGCGTTTTGATATCAGGAAAGCCGCCATCGCGCTCGCGTTCCCAAAGCAACGTGTCGTCGCACCAAACTTCAAAGGTACCGCCATGGCTGGGGCAAAGCGCCACTTCATCCAGCGTTTCGCCAAAGGTGGAGAGCAACTCCTGCGCATACCAGGCACTACGTAGCAGCCACTGGCATTGCGTGCAATAGCGAATTTGAATCCGCGACATCCTTGAGCTCCTTGGCGACACTCGCCATTATCCTTAAGGGCTTTGTCCTAACGACTATATTGCCAAAAGGCACGTATTTTAAAGCCTCCTCTATAAGAACACGGTCATTAAGCATGATGGTAATTAGAAAAACACTCAACAAATCAAACGGTTTACCCAGGATCGCATCGCCAAGGAGCGCGCATGGCCAGTCATGATCTTTCAGAGTCACGAATTTACGAGTGGCTGACCGGGGACGAAGATAGCCGGATGTGTGACGACATCCCCGATAGCGCCTGCCATGAACAACCGCGTAACTTTTTGCTGCACTTATCGGCCGCGTTGGGCAACAAGCTGGCGGATGAGCTCTCCAGCGCACGGTTGGTATTGCCGTGGCTGATGGGCATTATCGGCGCGCCGGTGTGGATGGTGGGTGTTTTAGTGCCGATTCGTGAGTCTGGTTCGCTTCTACCGCAGATTTTTGTGGCTGGCTTTATCCGCCTTAAGCCACAACGGAAATGGGTATGGGTCGCCGGGGCAGGTCTGCAGGCCTTAGCGGCGCTAGCGCTGGCGGGCCTTGCATTATGGAGCAGTGGCGGCCTGGGAGGCAGCTTAGTATTGCTGGTACTGGTGATGCTGTCGCTTGCCCGTGGACTTTCTTCCATCGCCACCAAAGACGTGATGGGAAAAACCATCGCTAAGCGCCGCCGCGGTACATTGATGGGCTGGAGCGGCAGCATTGCCGGGGCGGCCACCCTCGCGGCGGGGGCTATATTGATACTGTTAGACGACTCGCCAGACCGCACCACACTCGCCGGTTTACTCGCGGTTGCGGCTTTAGGTTGGGCGCTCAATGGCGCCTGTGCTGCGCGCATCAAGGAGACGCCCGGCGCCGTTGAAGGCGGTGAAAACGCCTGGGACAGCATCAAGCTGGGAATGTCATTACTCAGGCAAGACCGCACGTTTCTGCACTTCAACCTGTCCAGGGCATTACTGCTTTCCAGTGCATTAGCACTGCCCTACTTAACGCTGTTGGGCCAACAACAAAGCGGCACCGAACTCAGCAGCCTGGGCCTGCTTGTTGTGGTATCGGGGGTGGCCGCGATGGTGGCAAGCCCCGTGTGGGGCAAGCGTGCAGATCAATCCAGCCGTCGCGTGATGCGTGATGCAGCCATAGGCACAACCTTATGCTGTTTGCTGGGTGCTGGCATCACGTGGCTTCCGGCTGCCTTTTCCGAACGCATATGGCCCTATGCGCTGGTCTATGCGCTGCTGGTGATTGTTCACCATGGCGTACGTTTAGGGCGCAAAACCTATCTCGTCGATATGGCGAGTCAGGACGACCGCGCTCTGTATGTCGCGCTTTCTAACACGCTGACAGGCGGGCTGATGTTGGCGGTAGGCGGGGTAATCGGCCTTCTTGCCCAATGGTTAGGCAGTGCCGCCTTGCTGCTTGTTTTATCCGCCACCGCTCTGGCGGCAATGGCTAGCGCCCAGCGATTACCGGAAGTAGAGTAACGTTCAAGATTGCAATGCTCGGCAACGCTCGCCATGATGGGTGGCAGGTGGCAACTATGAAACGATCATTTGCTATCATAATAATTTATATCGTTCGGGGCGCACTGCATCGTGACAATCAACATGATAATGTCCCGCGATAGGTTTGGAGCTGCAACAGGACCCCTTGATGAAACGATCTCCCTTGATTAGCCCGGCGTTGCTCGAACGCATGGTTGACGCTTCCGAAGACGGCATTGTCGTTGCTGAACAGGAAGGCGATGAAAATATCCTGATTTATGTCAACAAAGGCTTTGAGCGTCTAACGGGCTACAGCGCCGATGAAATTTTATATCGGGACTGCCGCTTTTTGCAGAATGAAGATCGCGACCAAGCCCCGCTGGGAGCAATTCGTGAGGCGCTGGGCGAAGGTAAACCCTCGCGGCAAGTGCTGCGCAACTACCGTAAAGACGGCACGATGTTCTGGAACGAGCTGTCGATCACGCCGGTTTTCGACGAAGCCGATAACTTGATGTACTTCATCGGCGTACAGAAAGATGTCACTGAACGGGTTGAAGCACAGCAGGCATTAGCCGCGCTGCAATCTCAACAAGAAAAAGCGGAAAAATAAACCGCAATACTTGATCTTCAACCTAAGCGGGGTTATATAGCGGCAAGGCGCTGATAAAGCGCTAGGCGCTTCCTGTCAGCTTGTTTACCGGGAAGCCATTGTGACGCCGGTGCGCCGGCTTGGGTTGGAGGGCATGTCATGAGCCGTGACCCCTTGAGTCGTGAATCTTTCTCTCGCGAAGACGCCGAATCGGATGACTTCGACACCTTAGACGCTGTTAATGACGAGCATTACGGTCGTTCTCGCCCCACTAGCAAAGCCGATAGCCTGCGCGCCCGACGCCAGGTGGAAGCTTGGCTTGAAGAACGCCGCTTGAAGCGTGCGATCGAGGACGACTGGGACGAAGAAGAGTAAGGCCTCGGATTGGCCTTTCCCCCATCACTGGCCTTTCATCACGCAGGGCTCTATCATCTGCGTATCGTTCAGCGACGACGCTGGCATTTTGTTCATCAACTTTACGGATATCCATGGCGCAATACGTTTTCACCATGAACAGGGTTGGCAAAATCGTGCCGCCCAAAAAACAAATTCTCAAAGATATTTCGCTATCGTTTTTTCCAGGCGCCAAAATCGGTGTACTGGGTTTAAACGGTGCGGGTAAATCCACACTGCTGCGCATCATGGCCGGTGTCGATAAGGAGTTTGAAGGTGAAGCCCGCCCCATGCCGGGAATCAATGTCGGCTACCTTCCCCAGGAACCGGAACTAGACGACAGCAAGAACGTCCGCGAAACCGTTGAAGAAGCCCTTGGCGCCATCAAGGAAGCCCAGGAAAAACTCGACGGCGTTTACGCGGCCTACGCCGAGCCAGATGCCGATTTTGACGCTCTGGCAAGCGAGCAGGCGCGCCTGGAAAACATTATCGAAGCCGCCGATGCACATAACCTTGAGCGCAAGCTGGACGTTGCCGCCGAGGCACTTCGCCTGCCCCCCTGGGAAGCTCAGGTAGGCAACCTTTCCGGTGGCGAGCGACGCCGCGTAGCACTCTGCCGACTGCTGCTCTCAAGCCCCGACATGCTGCTGCTCGACGAGCCTACCAACCACTTGGATGCCGAGTCAGTTGCTTGGCTTGAGCGCTTCTTGCACGACTACAACGGCACGGTGGTCGCGATTACCCACGATCGCTACTTCCTGGACAATGTCGCAGGCTGGATTCTCGAGCTGGATCGTGGTCAGGGCATTCCGTTTGAAGGCAACTATTCACAGTGGCTTGAGCAGAAAGATCAGCGCCTGGGGCAGGAAGCCAAACAGGAAGCCTCGCGTCAGAAAGCCATCAAGCAGGAGCTTGAGTGGGTGCGCTCCAATTCGAAAGGCCGCCAGGCGAAAAGCAAGGCGCGTCTTAATCGCTTCGAGGAAATGCAGTCCGGTGATTTCCAGAAGCGTAACGAAACCAACGAGATCTATATCCCACCCGGCCCGCGCCTTGGGGATAAAGTCATCGAGTTTCATAATGTGGCGAAACGCTTCGACGACAAACTGCTTTACCAAGATCTTTCATTCTCGATTCCGCCGGGCGCGATTGTCGGCATTGTTGGCGGCAACGGCGCCGGTAAGTCGACCCTGTTCAAGCTGATTACCGGTCAAGAGCAGCCCGATGCCGGCGAAGTCGTGCTTGGTGAGACCGTCGATATCGCTTACGTTGAGCAGCTGCGCGATGCTCTAGATGACAAGCAAACCGTTTGGCAGGCCGTGTCCGATGGACAGGACATCCTCAACATCAACGGTTACGAAGTTTCTTCACGCGCCTACGTGGGCCGCTTTAACTTCAAAGGCAATGACCAACAAAAGCGCCTTGATGAGTTATCCGGTGGTGAGCGCGGTCGCTTGCAGCTAGCACAGACGCTCAAGCAAGGCGCCAACGTGCTGCTACTTGATGAACCGTCAAATGACCTGGACATCGAGACGTTACGCGCGTTGGAGGAAGCCTTACTGGCCTTCCCAGGCTGCGCGATGGTGATATCCCACGACCGCTGGTTCCTTGACCGCATCGCCACGCACATTCTGGCCTTTGAAGGCGACTCCGAAGTAGTCTTCTTCGACGGTAACTACACCGACTACGAAGAAGATCATAAAAAGCGCGTTGGCAACGACACGCCCAAGCGTATGAAGTACAAGCGTATTGATGCTTAAAACATTTAATACGCAAGCAAAAGCCCCGCCAAGCGGGGCTTTTTTGTGGGCTTCCAGCTTGTGAAAATCTACGCTTAGCCGTGGTAGGTCGTTTTGCTGACGGCTTTGAAGGCACCACGCATCAGCCACTGAACCGGTGCAGGCAGGCGAAGGCCGCCGGCTTCCAGGGCTAACTGAGCGTGATGGTTTTTAGCTACCTTCATTTTGTTCAGCATGGTTTGGGAAGTGTGATCGGCCGTTGGCAACTGCTCAAGCTGCTCGCTGAGCCGTTTGGCGGCTTGCGTCTCGCTGGCGGCTAGCACGCCCAGGCCAAGCCGCTCGCTTAGCGCGCCTGTGGCTGCGCCGATACTTAGCGAGGCGATATAGAAACATGGCGCGAGTAAGCTTGTTCGACTATCTAATTGCCGCAACCGCTCACCACAGAAGGCGAGATGTTGGAGATCATTGGACGCTGAGTGTTCCATTTGGGCGCTGGCGTCGGGCCGCTGGGCAAACAGTCGCTGCCCCTGGTAAAGCCCTTGCAGGCAAACTTCGCCACTGTGATTAACACGCATCACGCCCGCGACATGATGCGCCTCAAAGGCCGTGAGCGCCTCATCGCTTGGCGGTACAGGCATAGGCGATTGAGCACCCGTCGATGGTGGTGCCAGCGTACGTAGCGCACGGTCAAACTGGTAAATCCATTGGTCAGAACGGGTACGTCGACGCATCATGGCTCGCTCCTTGGCCGTGGGGCGTAAAAGTGGCGGCTACCGTTACCCAGCGGGCCAGGTAAACTGACGCCCGCCGAGCAAGTGCATGTGGATATGGTAGACCGTTTGACCGCCCATTTCGTTACAGTTCATCACCACCCGGTAGCCATCTTCGGCAAAACCTTGCTCTTTGGCGAGGTGTGCCGCGGTATATTGCAATCGCCCCACGGTACTTAGATCATCGGTTTGGATGTCGTTGAGCGTGGCAATATGCTTCTTGGGAATGATCAACTGATGCGTCGGTGCCTGGGGATTAATATCGTTAAAGGCCAGCACATGCTCGTCTTCATAGACAATATCCGCAGGGATTTCACGGTTAATGATGCGACAAAACAGACAGTCCATAAAAGGCTCCTTAGTGAGCATGACCTGACAACACAGGCAACGAGTTACCTGCGAGCCTAACGAAAACGACGCTGTGACAACAAGTGGCGCACCAAAGGCGCCAGAATAAGCTCCATGGCTAGCGACATCCGCGCACCCGGCACCACAAGCGTGTGGGGCCGGGTCATAAAGGAATCTTTGATCATCGCCAGCAGCCAGGGAAAGTCCACGGTGGAGGGGTCACGGAAACGAATAACCACAAACGATTCCGCATCGGTGGGGATATCCTGCACTTCAAAGGGGTTGGAGGTATCCACCGTGGGCACGCGCTGAAAATTGATGTGCGTGCGTGAAAACTGGGGCTGGATATAACGCACGTAGTCATCCATGCGACCGAGAATGGTGTCGATGACCGCTTCCTGCGAGTAGCCACGCATCTTGGTGTCGCGATCAATTTTCTGAATCCATTCCAGGTTCATCGTCGGGGCAACACCGACGAGCAGGTCAACGTGGCGGGCGATATCATACTCTTCTGTCACCAGGCCGCCATGCAGGCCCTCGTAAAACAACAAGTCGGTCCCACATGGCAGTGACTGCCACTCGGTAAAGGTACCGACCTGATAGCCCGCTTCGATTTTCTGCTTGTCCTCGGCGTGAATATAGTGGCGGAACGTCCCCGTGCCGTGCTCACCGTATTCAATAAACATGCCCTCAAGACGGTCCAGCAAATTGGCCTCAACCGCAAAATGCGACAGTTCGTGCTTACGCTCAGGTTCTTCGCGGAACATGCGATGCAGTTCTTCGCGGGTGTAGCGATGAAAGGCATCGCCATCGACTATGGCGGCATGCACATCTTCGCGCAGGAACATACGCTCAAAGCTACGCCGAACGGTTGTAGTACCCGCCCCAGAGGAGCCGGTGACAGCAATAATTGGATATTCACGGGACATCAGTCAGGTGCCTCTGGCTTGCGCTAATGCTTGCGCGACCGCCTCAGGAACCGCTACGGGTCGACCCGAGGCCTTATCAATCAGCAGCTGATTAACACGCGCGGTCGCCACCGGCTTGCCACTTTCAGCATGCGCTAGACGCTGGTAGGTGGTTAACGCCTTACCTTCTGGCGTCGGCACGGCGGTGTCAACCACCAAGGCATCGGGCCAGCGTGCTTCGCTTTGGTACTGCACCGCCAGGTCGACGACCACACTCGGGTAGCCACCCATGTCCCACTCGGGAAGATCGAGGGCGGCAAATGCCTGAATACGCGCCTCGTGGAGCAGCGATACCAGTGCATCGTGGCCGAGATGACGGCCGTAGTTCATATCTGTAACGCGGACGCTTAGCGAATGTCGATGAATAATCGCCTCATCCGGAAAGTCGAGCTGAACCCGTTCCATCCAATTATCCTTGTTGTGATCGGCAATGGCGGCAGGATGACCGAGCGTCGTCGCTACCCTTCCCGTGCAATCGCGCGGTAAGCGATATCACGGCGACAGATAACGCCTTCCCAGTGAATTTCATCAACGCCTTTATATGCCGCCTGCTGAGCCTGGGAGACACTCTCACCTAGTGCGGTGACACATAGCACGCGACCACCTGCCGTTAGGATATCGCCCTGGTCGTTTTGTTGAGTACCGGCATGAAAAACCTTACAACCATGGCGCTCGGCATTGGCAATGCCGTGAATCACATCGCCCTTGTGATAGCTGCCTGGGTAACCGCCAGCGGCCAGCACCACTCCCACCGCCGAGCGGGAGTCCCATTCACAGCGCTGTCCGGCAAGCTTGCCCTGTGCACCAGCAAGGCACAGCGCGGCAAAGTCAGACGTTAAACGCAGCATAATGGGCTGAGTTTCCGGGTCGCCAAAGCGACAGTTGTACTCAATGACCTTAGGGTTGCCCTGGGCATCAATCATCAATCCGGCGTAGAGGAAACCATTATAGGCATGCCCTTCGTCTGCCATGCCTTTAACGGTGGGTAGAATCACCTGCTGCATGATGCGCTCATCGACATCGGGCGTAACCACCGGCGCCGGTGAGTATGCCCCCATGCCGCCGGTGTTAGGCCCATTATCGCCGTCGAAAGCACGTTTGTGATCTTGGCTGGTGGCCATGGGCACCACGTTTTCGCCATCGACCATGACGATAAAACTGGCTTCTTCACCTTCAAGAAACTCTTCAATCACGACGCGCGCGCCGGCGTCTCCAAAGGCATTGGCTTCCAGCATGTCACGAATAGCGGCTTCGGCGTCAGCCTCATTCATTGCCACGATGACGCCTTTACCGGCGGCCAAACCATCAGCCTTGATGACAATCGGCGCACCGACCTCCGCCAGATAGGCAAGCGCCGGCTCAACCGCCGTAAAGGTTTGATAGGCGGCGCTGGGGATCGCATGGCGCGCCAGAAAATCCTTGGTGAACGACTTTGAACCCTCTAACTGAGCAGCCGCCTGGGTTGGCCCGAAGATGGTCAGACCCGCTGCCTTGAAGCGATCTACCACGCCATCAACCAGCGGCGCTTCCGGCCCCACGACCGTAAGTGCGACGTCTTCTTGACGAGCAAACGCTACTAACGCGGCAATATCGGTCGCCGGAATGGCAATATTCGTCAGCTTATTTTCAGTGGCGGTGCCCGCATTACCTGGCGCCACAAACACCTGCGAAACGCGCGGCGACTGAGCTAGTTTCCATGCCAGCGCGTGCTCACGACCACCGCCACCTATCATCAAAACCTTCATGGATTTCCTTCTTAAACGGATGAGCAGATTCGTCGCGGCATTATGCCACAGCTTACCCGGCGCGGCGCAGGCGCTTAAGACGACTTGTCGTTGTGGCTCTTATCGCTGTCGTTGTCATCCTCACCGGTGGGCGGATGATTGATGGTTTTCTGCCAAAAGCGCATGTTCTCTTCGGCCAGCTCACGCATAAACTCCATAGGCGTGTGGCGAATGGCCTGCTGCCACTGACTTTGCATGCGCTTTTGCTGCTCCATCATAATCTGAGTGCCTTGCTCTAGATAACGCGCCAGCGGCAGCGGTGACGACATATCATAGACGCGGATCAGTTGCGCGAGCAGATCATTGGAGAATACTTCCGCTTCGCTATCAGCTTGTTCTTGTTCGATAATAATTGACAGTAAAATGGTGCGCGTGAGGTCTTCACCGCTTTTGGCATCCTCCACCCGAAACGGCTCTTCCTCAAGAATCAAACGGCGCAGATCCTCCAGCGTCACATAACGGCTTTGTTGGGTATCATACAA harbors:
- the ettA gene encoding energy-dependent translational throttle protein EttA — encoded protein: MAQYVFTMNRVGKIVPPKKQILKDISLSFFPGAKIGVLGLNGAGKSTLLRIMAGVDKEFEGEARPMPGINVGYLPQEPELDDSKNVRETVEEALGAIKEAQEKLDGVYAAYAEPDADFDALASEQARLENIIEAADAHNLERKLDVAAEALRLPPWEAQVGNLSGGERRRVALCRLLLSSPDMLLLDEPTNHLDAESVAWLERFLHDYNGTVVAITHDRYFLDNVAGWILELDRGQGIPFEGNYSQWLEQKDQRLGQEAKQEASRQKAIKQELEWVRSNSKGRQAKSKARLNRFEEMQSGDFQKRNETNEIYIPPGPRLGDKVIEFHNVAKRFDDKLLYQDLSFSIPPGAIVGIVGGNGAGKSTLFKLITGQEQPDAGEVVLGETVDIAYVEQLRDALDDKQTVWQAVSDGQDILNINGYEVSSRAYVGRFNFKGNDQQKRLDELSGGERGRLQLAQTLKQGANVLLLDEPSNDLDIETLRALEEALLAFPGCAMVISHDRWFLDRIATHILAFEGDSEVVFFDGNYTDYEEDHKKRVGNDTPKRMKYKRIDA
- the coq7 gene encoding 2-polyprenyl-3-methyl-6-methoxy-1,4-benzoquinone monooxygenase — its product is MMRRRTRSDQWIYQFDRALRTLAPPSTGAQSPMPVPPSDEALTAFEAHHVAGVMRVNHSGEVCLQGLYQGQRLFAQRPDASAQMEHSASNDLQHLAFCGERLRQLDSRTSLLAPCFYIASLSIGAATGALSERLGLGVLAASETQAAKRLSEQLEQLPTADHTSQTMLNKMKVAKNHHAQLALEAGGLRLPAPVQWLMRGAFKAVSKTTYHG
- a CDS encoding histidine triad nucleotide-binding protein, which gives rise to MDCLFCRIINREIPADIVYEDEHVLAFNDINPQAPTHQLIIPKKHIATLNDIQTDDLSTVGRLQYTAAHLAKEQGFAEDGYRVVMNCNEMGGQTVYHIHMHLLGGRQFTWPAG
- a CDS encoding phosphoribulokinase, which gives rise to MSREYPIIAVTGSSGAGTTTVRRSFERMFLREDVHAAIVDGDAFHRYTREELHRMFREEPERKHELSHFAVEANLLDRLEGMFIEYGEHGTGTFRHYIHAEDKQKIEAGYQVGTFTEWQSLPCGTDLLFYEGLHGGLVTEEYDIARHVDLLVGVAPTMNLEWIQKIDRDTKMRGYSQEAVIDTILGRMDDYVRYIQPQFSRTHINFQRVPTVDTSNPFEVQDIPTDAESFVVIRFRDPSTVDFPWLLAMIKDSFMTRPHTLVVPGARMSLAMELILAPLVRHLLSQRRFR
- a CDS encoding acyl-CoA thioesterase; this translates as MERVQLDFPDEAIIHRHSLSVRVTDMNYGRHLGHDALVSLLHEARIQAFAALDLPEWDMGGYPSVVVDLAVQYQSEARWPDALVVDTAVPTPEGKALTTYQRLAHAESGKPVATARVNQLLIDKASGRPVAVPEAVAQALAQARGT
- the purD gene encoding phosphoribosylamine--glycine ligase encodes the protein MKVLMIGGGGREHALAWKLAQSPRVSQVFVAPGNAGTATENKLTNIAIPATDIAALVAFARQEDVALTVVGPEAPLVDGVVDRFKAAGLTIFGPTQAAAQLEGSKSFTKDFLARHAIPSAAYQTFTAVEPALAYLAEVGAPIVIKADGLAAGKGVIVAMNEADAEAAIRDMLEANAFGDAGARVVIEEFLEGEEASFIVMVDGENVVPMATSQDHKRAFDGDNGPNTGGMGAYSPAPVVTPDVDERIMQQVILPTVKGMADEGHAYNGFLYAGLMIDAQGNPKVIEYNCRFGDPETQPIMLRLTSDFAALCLAGAQGKLAGQRCEWDSRSAVGVVLAAGGYPGSYHKGDVIHGIANAERHGCKVFHAGTQQNDQGDILTAGGRVLCVTALGESVSQAQQAAYKGVDEIHWEGVICRRDIAYRAIAREG
- the phaR gene encoding polyhydroxyalkanoate synthesis repressor PhaR; translated protein: MRVIRKYANRRLYDTQQSRYVTLEDLRRLILEEEPFRVEDAKSGEDLTRTILLSIIIEQEQADSEAEVFSNDLLAQLIRVYDMSSPLPLARYLEQGTQIMMEQQKRMQSQWQQAIRHTPMEFMRELAEENMRFWQKTINHPPTGEDDNDSDKSHNDKSS